A region from the Mucilaginibacter sp. CSA2-8R genome encodes:
- a CDS encoding 2-phosphosulfolactate phosphatase, with product MTNEHQTNEAKALEVCLTPALLPLYRVEDYIVVIIDIFRATSSICYGIENGAEAIIPVSEVEECAAYREKGLDYLLAAERNGEVVTGFDFGNSPFAYTPEKVAGKTVVLTTTNGTHALHLSRNAKRIVIGSFLNLTAICNWLKTQNDNILLVCAGWKNNFNLEDTLFAGAVIDQLKDGDYKLDDPALAANDLFQLGKHDISDYLKKTSHGERLKKLGIEKDIAFCQQIDLTTAIPVLDGEKLVKLQ from the coding sequence TTGACTAACGAACATCAAACTAACGAAGCAAAGGCGTTAGAAGTTTGCCTCACACCGGCATTGTTACCCTTATACCGCGTTGAAGACTACATCGTCGTTATCATCGATATTTTCAGGGCAACATCATCTATTTGCTACGGTATCGAAAATGGCGCAGAAGCTATTATCCCAGTGTCGGAAGTAGAAGAATGTGCTGCCTACCGCGAAAAAGGCCTGGATTATTTGCTGGCTGCCGAGCGTAATGGCGAAGTAGTTACCGGCTTTGATTTTGGTAACTCACCGTTTGCTTACACGCCCGAAAAAGTGGCCGGTAAAACCGTGGTGCTCACTACCACTAATGGTACACACGCGCTGCATTTATCGCGTAATGCCAAACGCATTGTAATTGGCTCGTTTTTAAACCTTACTGCTATATGCAACTGGTTAAAAACGCAAAACGATAACATACTGCTGGTATGTGCCGGCTGGAAAAACAATTTCAACCTGGAGGATACGCTTTTTGCAGGTGCGGTGATTGACCAGCTAAAAGACGGTGATTACAAACTTGACGACCCGGCCTTGGCCGCTAACGACTTGTTCCAGTTAGGTAAGCACGATATCAGCGACTATTTAAAAAAGACCTCGCACGGCGAAAGATTGAAAAAGTTAGGTATCGAAAAAGATATTGCCTTTTGCCAGCAGATTGATTTAACCACCGCTATACCTGTACTGGATGGCGAAAAACTGGTTAAGCTACAGTAG